In Archocentrus centrarchus isolate MPI-CPG fArcCen1 chromosome 22, fArcCen1, whole genome shotgun sequence, one DNA window encodes the following:
- the calm1a gene encoding calmodulin-1a: MADQLTEEQIAEFKEAFSLFDKDGDGTITTKELGTVMRSLGQNPTEAELQDMINEVDADGNGTIDFPEFLTMMARKMKDTDSEEEIREAFRVFDKDGNGYISAAELRHVMTNLGEKLTDEEVDEMIREADIDGDGQVNYEEFVQMMTAK, encoded by the exons ATG GCTGACCAACTAACAGAAGAGCAAATTGCTG AGTTCAAGGAGGCCTTCTCCCTGTTTGATAAAGATGGCGATGGGACCATCACCACAAAGGAGCTGGGCACCGTTATGAGGTCACTGGGTCAAAACCCAACTGAGGCAGAACTGCAGGACATGATCAACGAGGTGGATGCTGACG GCAACGGGACCATCGACTTCCCTGAGTTCCTGACGATGATGGCGAGGAAGATGAAGGACACTGACAGTgaggaggagatcagggagGCGTTCAGAGTCTTTGATAAG GATGGAAACGGGTACATTAGTGCAGCAGAGCTGCGTCATGTGATGACTAACCTGGGAGAGAAGCTGACGGACGAGGAAGTAGACGAGATGATCAGGGAAGCCGACATCGATGGAGATGGACAGGTCAACTACGAAG aaTTTGTTCAGATGATGACCGCCAAGTGA
- the LOC115801380 gene encoding uncharacterized protein LOC115801380 isoform X2, which translates to MANHFFHPPVPPSSCPSCHHSLVMLPKKIAIYPAEDELVSLSTVYDLLDEQQHYYKELIQQQERSYRAFLQMLMDSSSSRMDGLVREMQDLRNCLQRTKAELAEVKKQGVQTSKRAECLAEGLVMVRGALDGLTLKTGGVGAGGRGVDLKQRKGPGGLRLDGGSGAREAKKTEPKAAKLVADLTDIHFDEIKHDSCC; encoded by the exons ATGGCTAACCACTTTTTTCATCCACCGGTCCCTCCCAGTTCCTGCCCTTCCTGCCATCACTCGCTTGTCATGCTGCCCAAGAAAATTGCCATCTACCCAGCAGAGGATGAGCTAGTGAGCTTGTCTACTGTCTATGACCTCCTGGATGAACAGCAGCACTACTACAAGGAGCTGATCCAGCAGCAGGAGAGGAGCTACAGAGCCTTCCTCCAGATGCTGATGGACTCGTCATCAAGCCGCATGGACGGCCTTGTCAGAGAGATGCAGGACCTGAGGAACTGCCTGCAGAGAACCAAGGCCGAGCTGGCcgaagtgaaaaaacagggcgTCCAGACCAGCAAGAGGGCAGAGTGCTTGGCTGAAGGCTTGGTGATGGTGCGGGGAGCACTTGACGGGCTCACCCTGAAAACCGGAGGAGTAGGTGCAGGAGGCAGAGGTGTGGATCTGAAGCAGCGCAAAGGACCTGGAGGGTTAAGGCTAGATGGAGGAAGTGGAGCCAGGGaggcaaaaaaaacagaaccgaAAGCAGCAAAGCTGGTGGCAGACCTCACAGACATCCACTTTGATGAGATAAAG CATGATAGCTGTTGCTGA
- the LOC115801380 gene encoding uncharacterized protein LOC115801380 isoform X1, with product MANHFFHPPVPPSSCPSCHHSLVMLPKKIAIYPAEDELVSLSTVYDLLDEQQHYYKELIQQQERSYRAFLQMLMDSSSSRMDGLVREMQDLRNCLQRTKAELAEVKKQGVQTSKRAECLAEGLVMVRGALDGLTLKTGGVGAGGRGVDLKQRKGPGGLRLDGGSGAREAKKTEPKAAKLVADLTDIHFDEIKVGFKEKHP from the coding sequence ATGGCTAACCACTTTTTTCATCCACCGGTCCCTCCCAGTTCCTGCCCTTCCTGCCATCACTCGCTTGTCATGCTGCCCAAGAAAATTGCCATCTACCCAGCAGAGGATGAGCTAGTGAGCTTGTCTACTGTCTATGACCTCCTGGATGAACAGCAGCACTACTACAAGGAGCTGATCCAGCAGCAGGAGAGGAGCTACAGAGCCTTCCTCCAGATGCTGATGGACTCGTCATCAAGCCGCATGGACGGCCTTGTCAGAGAGATGCAGGACCTGAGGAACTGCCTGCAGAGAACCAAGGCCGAGCTGGCcgaagtgaaaaaacagggcgTCCAGACCAGCAAGAGGGCAGAGTGCTTGGCTGAAGGCTTGGTGATGGTGCGGGGAGCACTTGACGGGCTCACCCTGAAAACCGGAGGAGTAGGTGCAGGAGGCAGAGGTGTGGATCTGAAGCAGCGCAAAGGACCTGGAGGGTTAAGGCTAGATGGAGGAAGTGGAGCCAGGGaggcaaaaaaaacagaaccgaAAGCAGCAAAGCTGGTGGCAGACCTCACAGACATCCACTTTGATGAGATAAAGGTTGGattcaaagaaaaacatccCTGA